The Castanea sativa cultivar Marrone di Chiusa Pesio chromosome 11, ASM4071231v1 genome contains a region encoding:
- the LOC142616721 gene encoding uncharacterized protein LOC142616721, which translates to MPRTFIKGQVLANLVAEFTESAVETEDKKQNLGGKPVETISLQRTLSWKLLGFSTTNNEAEYEALLVGMAMVQKMEGKAVDVFSNSRLVMSQVKGELEARDLRMQEYLSQARRLQSGFEYFTLQQIPRSRNTHADSLATLATSFA; encoded by the exons atgcctcggaCCTTTATTAAAGGCCAGGTTCTTGCaaatttggtggcagaatttacTGAATCTGCAGTAGAAACGGAGGACAAGAAGCAAAACTTGGGAGGAAAACCAGTTGAAACAATTTCCCTACAGAGAACCTTATCTTGGAAATT GTTAGGTTTCTCAACCAcaaataatgaggctgagtatgaggcTTTGTTGGTAGGTATGgctatggttcagaaaatggaAGGAAAGGCAGTGGATGTGTTCTCGAATTCGAGGTTGGTAATGAGCCAAGTAAAGGGAGAGTTGGAAGCTAGGGATTTGAGAATGCAAGAGTATTTGAGCCAAGCTAGGCGCTTGCAATCAGGTTTTGAATATTTCACTTTGCAGCAAATCCCAAGGAGCAGAAATACACATGCTGATTCTCTGGCTACTTTGGCAACTTCCTTTGCATAA